In Theileria equi strain WA chromosome 4 map unlocalized gcontig_1105316255033, whole genome shotgun sequence, the following are encoded in one genomic region:
- a CDS encoding conserved hypothetical protein (encoded by transcript BEWA_013530A), translating to MRILALLWTVYLVRLCYGGDDKVDGSLFDVEEAEHQSVPGDKTVEILPWAQLPRPSFEYYHDENHIKLVLPQEGVIVTKISESRSVWTGKTGEVLEYAKAYLNKDGKPGFVRVWKRDSSGVKCVNYTTGRVYGWSEFKGDISIKINPLKVPVERKGDFVIDLKKDEDTKKCRIFSVNFLGVPTRSYSPKPGYYATEVKDGDESLWKASEGTDERCLSCDVYTKDEERILSITKKKNDKTDDASFEFSDGEWKHITEDEFHRKFQAMVDGPSQEPEISEHEPLLAGEAEGADSTVTSNDSVNVGKVEDNESEHISEECKDPEISSVPDTEATEQESTYVGFSESGQSDLGAQSGQTNQQGSYDTQTSSQSLNIPEDQDPMTNNSEGNDIVDADSAKTTDDTVREASEGEVELEKEDDREYKEPISATEDVIQNSEPSTPSENAALEEPNSESSISSDKTPVDPSKLDENGAGSSESSTDGQSNEVSTDGFSDKAKEMMKGEQEIPDFTLKTAEDNNTTGVSDSTPSTQEDKEQSGVSDTQSNEGSVSEPQNGSTVESTNPFEPSKPDDELKGEEELPEASESTPGTMSNITNLLSSAKSSVSSSDKNEESNNTADGSNDSKNSSKRGAFMKFLLGSRN from the exons ATGAGGATCTTGGCATTGCTGTGGACAGTATACCTGGTGAGATTGTGTTACGGTGGAGATGACAAGGTGGACGGATCCCTATTTGATGTAGAGGAAGCAGAACATCAATCAGTTCCAGGAGACAAAACCGTAGAGATTCTACCTTGGGCACAGCTTCCACGACCA TCCTTTGAATACTACCATGATGAAAATCACATTAAACTGGTCCTTCCACAAGAGGGTGTGATAGTGACGAAAATATCAGAGAGTAGGAGCGTATGGACAGGTAAAACCGGAGAAGTCTTGGAATACGCCAAGGCATATCTTAATAAGGACGGTAAACCAGGCTTTGTTAGAGTCTGGAAGAGGGATTCCTCAGGTGTAAAGTGCGTAAATTACACAACAGGTAGGGTCTACGGATGGTCAGAATTCAAGGGTGATATCAGCATAAAGATAAATCCGCTCAAGGTTCCTGTGGAAAGGAAGGGGGACTTTGTTATAGACttgaagaaggatgaagacACCAAAAAATGCAGGATCTTTAGTGTAAATTTCCTTGGGGTTCCTACTCGCTCATATTCTCCCAAACCAGGTTATTACGCTACTGAGGTCAAGGATGGTGATGAGTCCCTCTGGAAAGCCTCTGAAGGCACAGATGAGAGATGCCTATCCTGTGACGTTTACAccaaggatgaagaaagAATCCTCTCTATAAccaagaagaaaaatgataaaacGGATGATGCTTCCTTTGAGTTTTCTGACGGTGAATGGAAGCACATCACTGAAGATGAGTTTCATAGGAAGTTTCAGGCCATGGTAGATGGACCGTCTCAAGAGCCTGAAATCTCTGAACATGAGCCATTACTGGCAGGTGAAGCGGAGGGCGCTGACTCGACAGTTACATCAAACGATTCTGTGAATGTTGGAAAAGTAGAGGACAATGAATCTGAGCACATTTCCGAAGAATGTAAGGATCCTGAAATATCTTCCGTACCAGATACTGAGGCCACTGAACAAGAGTCTACATATGTAGGATTCTCTGAATCTGGACAAAGTGATCTAGGGGCTCAGAGTGGACAAACAAATCAACAAGGATCTTATGATACACAGACAAGTTCCCAATCTCTAAACATCCCTGAAGATCAAGACCCTATGACAAATAATTCTGAAGGTAATGATATAGTCGATGCAGATTCTGCTAAAACCACTGATGATACTGTGAGAGAAGCCTCGGAAGGGGAAGTTGAattggaaaaggaagatgatagagaatataaagaacCAATTTCCGCCACTGAGGATGTAATTCAGAACTCTGAACCAAGCACGCCTTCAGAAAATGCAGCTTTAGAGGAACCTAATTCCGAATCTTCCATATCCTCGGATAAAACCCCTGTTGACCCTTCCAAACTGGATGAGAATGGAGCAGGTTCATCGGAGAGTTCTACTGATGGACAATCTAATGAAGTTTCCACAGACGGATTTAGTGACAAGGCGAAGGAAATGATGAAGGGTGAACAAGAAATTCCAGATTTTACATTAAAAACAGCAGAGGATAATAATACCACAGGAGTATCAGATTCAACACCATCCACTCAGGAAGATAAAGAGCAAAGTGGTGTCTCGGACACACAATCCAATGAAGGTTCTGTCAGTGAACCGCAGAATGGCTCAACTGTAGAAAGTACGAATCCATTTGAACCTTCAAAACCTGATGATGAACTAaagggtgaagaagaattgCCAGAGGCTTCAGAATCAACTCCTGGAACAATGAGCAATATTACAAACCTTCTATCTTCTGCAAAATCTAGCGTATCATCTTCAGACAAAAATGAGGAAAGTAACAATACTGCAGACGGTTCAAATGATAGTAAGAATTCGTCAAAACGGGGTGCATTTATGAAATTCCTCTTAGGATCACGTAATTAA
- a CDS encoding signal peptide containing protein (encoded by transcript BEWA_013540A), whose product MKFLYVLSLALLVRLSSCTEVDTSLFDTEESLEGSVKVLKLIPKEGTSTNKLAYGSDVVWEDKKKTCLSAVLYFDGEKPTLAVLVTKENGKESTVYRYHDGKEWKDGNESTHNTKFGELNEKCKHAIPVTLDLSKPDETRIDTTTTHNNGVERKKHSPKNGNIGSIVDSNVTIWTAAGDQKCIEARSYTKEGSVFLVIDISDGNGTHTRNFKKVAGTWKDVTDEIKKGKGRADISDSSSKTSTGEKLKQP is encoded by the coding sequence ATGAAGTTCCTGTATGTGCTCTCACTAGCGCTTCTGGTGAGACTTTCGAGCTGTACTGAGGTAGACACATCCCTCTTCGATACTGAGGAGTCCCTTGAGGGTAGTGTCAAGGTTCTCAAACTAATACCAAAGGAGGGTACCTCTACTAACAAGCTTGCCTATGGATCTGACGTAGTTTGGGAAGATAAGAAGAAAACATGTCTCTCAGCAGTACTGTACTTTGATGGAGAGAAGCCTACTCTTGCAGTACTTGTCACCAAAgaaaatggtaaagaatCAACAGTATATAGATATCATGACGGTAAAGAGTGGAAGGATGGTAATGAGAGTACAcataatacaaaatttggTGAGCTAAATGAGAAGTGTAAACATGCCATTCCTGTTACTTTAGATCTTTCAAAACCTGATGAAACAAGGATAGATACAACGACAACGCATAACAATGGAGTAGAACGCAAGAAACACTCTCCAAAGAACGGTAATATAGGATCCATTGTTGACAGTAACGTTACCATATGGACGGCTGCCGGGGATCAAAAGTGTATAGAGGCAAGATCTTATACAAAAGAAGGATCCGTTTTCTTAGTTATTGATATAAGCGATGGTAATGGGACTCATACCAGGAACTTTAAAAAAGTTGCTGGAACATGGAAAGATGTTACTGATGAGATAAAGAAAGGAAAGGGAAGAGCTGATATCTCTGATTCTTCCTCAAAGACCTCCACCGGAGAGAAGCTAAAACAACCCTAG